A stretch of the Terriglobales bacterium genome encodes the following:
- a CDS encoding DUF1501 domain-containing protein encodes MNITRRIFVRQGALTVIGTAAIPAFLSRIAFSAESSSSGKKRMVVIFQRGAVDGLNVVIPHGESNYFSMRPTLAVPRQKILDLDGFFGLHPSMAAFQPLWRSSQLAIVHAAGSPDNTRSHFDAQDYMESGTPGRKSTEDGWLNRVLATEAIRGQKESPFRAVAMGGHLPRILSGTEPAVAIDNINNFGIAGRNAEAAPLANTFESMYAESVDTVLHGTGSETFDAVKMLKSADPQRYTPANGANYPRGPLGQALRQTAQLIKADLGVEVAFADVGGWDTHVNQGGEQGQLANRLSDFSQSIAAFWTDLGPLADSTVLVTMSEFGRTARENGTRGTDHGHANVMFVLGGPVKGGRVYGEWPGLAPEQLNEGRDLVLTTDFRRVLGEVVYRHLGSWQLERVFPGFENNVGYFLKLLG; translated from the coding sequence ATGAACATTACTCGGCGAATTTTCGTGCGACAGGGAGCTCTGACGGTTATTGGAACAGCAGCGATCCCGGCATTTCTGTCCCGGATTGCCTTTTCGGCTGAGAGTTCCAGTAGCGGAAAGAAGCGCATGGTGGTGATCTTCCAGCGTGGAGCCGTGGACGGCCTGAACGTAGTGATTCCGCACGGCGAGAGCAACTACTTCTCCATGCGTCCGACCTTGGCCGTACCTCGGCAAAAGATACTCGACCTGGATGGTTTTTTCGGGCTGCATCCGTCGATGGCTGCCTTTCAGCCGCTCTGGAGATCTAGCCAACTGGCCATCGTTCACGCGGCGGGTTCGCCGGACAACACACGTTCGCATTTCGATGCGCAGGATTACATGGAGTCCGGCACGCCCGGTAGAAAATCCACAGAAGATGGCTGGCTGAATCGCGTGCTGGCGACCGAAGCGATTCGTGGACAGAAGGAATCTCCTTTTCGCGCCGTCGCCATGGGCGGGCACCTGCCGAGGATTCTTTCCGGTACGGAACCGGCGGTCGCCATCGACAACATCAACAACTTCGGCATCGCAGGCCGTAACGCCGAGGCTGCGCCTCTGGCAAATACGTTCGAGTCGATGTATGCCGAGTCGGTGGATACAGTGCTGCATGGCACCGGATCGGAGACGTTCGATGCCGTCAAGATGTTGAAGTCAGCCGATCCGCAACGCTACACCCCAGCGAACGGCGCAAACTACCCTCGTGGTCCCCTGGGGCAAGCCCTACGCCAGACCGCGCAACTGATTAAGGCTGATCTCGGAGTGGAAGTCGCATTCGCTGACGTAGGCGGATGGGACACTCACGTAAACCAGGGCGGCGAGCAAGGACAACTTGCCAATCGTCTCTCGGACTTCTCGCAGTCGATTGCTGCATTCTGGACCGACCTTGGCCCACTCGCCGACAGCACGGTGTTGGTGACAATGTCGGAGTTCGGCCGCACGGCACGGGAAAATGGCACACGCGGTACCGATCATGGGCATGCGAATGTGATGTTTGTATTGGGAGGTCCAGTGAAAGGCGGCCGCGTGTACGGTGAGTGGCCCGGACTGGCACCGGAACAACTAAACGAGGGCCGCGACTTGGTCCTCACGACCGACTTCC
- a CDS encoding DUF1800 domain-containing protein, giving the protein MRVYQRKLSILVVGLMLLTGTGVLWAGKSKKLDDRQRAIHALNRLTFGVRPGDVDRVLAIGIDKWIDQQLQPERIDDTALDGRLSQFRTLKMSTREIVEKFPPPQLVKAVAQGRAPLPSDPVQRAVYESQISRMQEKQATANDGATPDTSMGRRETRQFAAAKFDELVDLPANKRMEAILKMSPGERREFVQGLTQQQRLKLFESFSPEQREQLLALRSPQLVVVTELQQAKILRAAYSEHQLEEVMTDFWFNHFNVFIGKGPERYLTTSYERDVIRPYAMGKFKDLLVATAKSPAMLWYLDNCQSVGPDSDFARYGPERLERMAGYARRRRPQLTPQRVEQIKKNMPKGLNENYARELMELHTLGVDGGYTQKDVTEVAKVFTGWTIKQPRRGGGYEFDERRHEPGSKYVLGKTIKHSGEKEGITVLDMLAHHPSTARFISKKLAIRFVSDDPPETLVDRMADTFLKTDGNIREVLRTMFRSEEFWSPDIYRAKVKTLFEFVVSSIRATGADVETALPVIQTLNKMGMPLYGQQPPTGYPMKAEAWVNSAALLNRMNFGLAMAAGRQPGVAFDPQQLTSTDTADPGASLWQLERVLLSGEVSDQTHSTIMKQMEDPKFTRTEALNTPTSSTRVITGLILGSPEFQRR; this is encoded by the coding sequence ATGAGGGTATACCAGCGTAAGCTCTCCATCCTTGTTGTTGGCCTGATGTTGTTGACTGGAACTGGAGTTCTTTGGGCAGGCAAATCGAAGAAACTGGATGACCGACAGCGTGCGATCCACGCTCTCAACCGATTGACATTTGGAGTCCGCCCGGGCGATGTGGACCGTGTTCTTGCCATCGGTATCGACAAGTGGATCGATCAGCAATTGCAGCCCGAGCGCATTGACGATACCGCTCTCGACGGCCGACTGTCGCAGTTTCGCACGCTCAAGATGAGCACCAGGGAGATTGTAGAGAAGTTTCCACCTCCTCAACTGGTGAAGGCGGTGGCACAAGGACGAGCCCCCTTGCCATCCGACCCGGTCCAACGGGCAGTGTACGAGTCGCAGATAAGCAGGATGCAGGAGAAGCAGGCAACCGCGAACGATGGAGCGACTCCTGATACCTCGATGGGCCGGCGCGAAACACGACAGTTTGCTGCCGCGAAGTTCGATGAACTCGTGGATCTTCCGGCCAACAAACGGATGGAAGCGATACTGAAGATGTCCCCGGGAGAACGACGCGAGTTTGTGCAGGGCCTGACACAACAGCAAAGACTGAAACTATTCGAATCGTTTTCTCCTGAACAGCGGGAACAGCTACTGGCACTACGCAGTCCACAACTGGTGGTTGTCACCGAACTGCAGCAGGCGAAAATACTTCGCGCTGCTTACAGCGAACATCAACTCGAAGAGGTGATGACGGACTTCTGGTTCAACCATTTCAACGTTTTCATCGGCAAAGGCCCGGAACGTTACCTCACGACGTCGTACGAGCGCGATGTAATCCGGCCGTACGCAATGGGCAAGTTCAAAGACCTGCTCGTCGCGACGGCGAAGAGTCCGGCAATGCTGTGGTACCTGGATAATTGCCAGAGTGTAGGCCCGGATTCTGATTTCGCACGCTACGGGCCAGAGCGGTTGGAACGGATGGCGGGCTATGCACGACGTCGTCGCCCGCAACTCACACCCCAACGCGTGGAGCAGATCAAGAAGAACATGCCGAAGGGCCTGAATGAGAACTATGCGCGCGAGCTTATGGAACTGCACACACTCGGCGTGGACGGCGGGTACACGCAAAAGGATGTTACCGAAGTTGCTAAAGTGTTTACCGGGTGGACGATCAAACAACCTCGCCGCGGTGGCGGTTACGAGTTCGACGAACGGCGCCACGAGCCAGGCTCAAAGTACGTACTGGGAAAGACGATCAAGCACTCGGGAGAAAAGGAAGGCATCACCGTCCTCGATATGCTGGCACACCATCCTTCGACCGCCCGATTCATATCCAAGAAGCTTGCTATCCGGTTTGTGTCGGACGACCCGCCGGAAACACTCGTCGACCGCATGGCCGACACCTTCCTGAAGACTGACGGCAATATCCGCGAAGTGTTACGCACCATGTTCCGCTCAGAAGAGTTCTGGTCGCCAGACATCTATCGTGCAAAGGTGAAGACACTGTTTGAGTTTGTAGTGTCATCGATTCGTGCGACGGGAGCCGACGTCGAAACTGCCCTCCCGGTCATCCAGACGCTGAACAAAATGGGGATGCCGCTGTACGGCCAGCAGCCTCCGACCGGATACCCAATGAAAGCGGAAGCATGGGTGAATTCGGCGGCACTGCTGAACCGTATGAACTTCGGACTCGCGATGGCAGCCGGCAGACAGCCGGGAGTTGCGTTCGATCCGCAGCAGCTCACAAGCACTGATACAGCGGACCCAGGCGCTTCGTTATGGCAACTGGAACGCGTTTTGCTGTCGGGAGAAGTATCGGATCAAACGCACAGCACGATCATGAAGCAGATGGAAGACCCTAAGTTCACTCGCACGGAAGCGCTGAATACGCCTACCTCAAGCACGAGGGTAATAACAGGACTCATTCTCGGCTCGCCCGAGTTTCAGCGTCGATAG